In Cydia amplana chromosome 2, ilCydAmpl1.1, whole genome shotgun sequence, the following proteins share a genomic window:
- the LOC134659956 gene encoding la-related protein 6, with translation MESPSSPGVPEDEGIATDRRLSTDDHADLSDTASEAGSGGGKDSGCEVAQDAQEPPYTPPDDELANRIVSQVEFYFSDANITKDAFLLKHVRRNKEGYVSLKLISSFKRVKHLTKDWRVVAEALKRSTKLEINEAGTKLRRIEPLPAYDETTPSRTVVAVRMPIDKPSVENVSRLFATCGEIALVRVLRPGNPVPADVRQFLNKNPSLVNCVCALVEFTESESAREALRLQNSEDEGMRVYELNGVPREPKRKAPIRRPPPRRHECEYSSCCSGSEAEYEYRYGNPFLRRNSSSFFAPRTPEIQTWIPRRPSTCSHSSDSGVSFYCGSRRTSQASTGSASSGDGWLARRLSGCSLTGPECGGRRLSCAPRFEPRTPLVPDGTRGFHAAARQRRISDLALYSR, from the coding sequence ATGGAGAGCCCTTCTAGCCCGGGCGTGCCCGAGGATGAAGGCATCGCCACCGACCGCCGTCTCTCCACCGACGACCACGCGGACCTCTCCGATACGGCCTCAGAAGCCGGCTCCGGAGGAGGCAAGGACTCCGGCTGCGAAGTTGCCCAGGATGCGCAGGAGCCGCCCTACACCCCGCCTGACGACGAGCTTGCCAACCGGATAGTGTCCCAAGTGGAGTTTTACTTCTCCGATGCGAACATTACTAAAGATGCCTTCCTGCTCAAACACGTTCGTCGCAATAAGGAGGGTTATGTGTCCCTAAAGTTAATCTCGAGCTTCAAGCGCGTCAAACATCTGACGAAAGATTGGAGGGTGGTCGCCGAGGCTTTGAAGCGATCAACGAAATTGGAAATCAATGAAGCGGGAACCAAACTACGCAGGATCGAGCCCTTACCAGCATATGATGAGACCACGCCATCCAGAACCGTCGTAGCTGTTCGGATGCCTATAGACAAACCTTCAGTGGAAAACGTGTCTCGTCTCTTTGCGACCTGCGGAGAAATAGCCTTAGTCCGCGTACTCCGTCCTGGTAATCCAGTTCCCGCTGATGTTCGCCAGTTCCTCAACAAGAATCCCAGTCTCGTGAATTGTGTGTGTGCTTTAGTTGAGTTCACGGAGTCCGAGTCGGCGCGGGAGGCTCTGCGACTTCAGAATTCTGAGGACGAGGGCATGCGAGTGTATGAACTGAACGGTGTCCCTCGGGAGCCGAAGAGGAAGGCGCCGATACGCCGGCCGCCACCGCGCCGCCACGAATGTGAATACTCGTCTTGTTGCAGCGGTAGTGAAGCAGAATACGAATACAGATATGGAAATCCTTTCCTCAGAAGAAATTCGAGTAGTTTCTTCGCACCGCGTACGCCAGAAATTCAGACGTGGATTCCGCGGCGGCCATCCACGTGCAGCCACAGCTCGGATTCGGGGGTGTCGTTCTACTGTGGTTCACGGCGGACCTCGCAGGCGAGCACGGGCAGCGCCAGCAGCGGCGACGGCTGGCTGGCACGCCGGCTGTCCGGCTGCTCGCTGACCGGACCGGAGTGCGGCGGCCGGAGGCTGTCCTGCGCGCCTCGGTTTGAACCGCGGACGCCGCTGGTGCCCGATGGCACACGCGGCTTCCATGCCGCTGCGCGCCAGCGTAGAATCTCGGACCTCGCACTGTACTCGCGCTAG